GtatatgaagtacatgtaagttCATACGTGAGGTAACGCCAACTGGCGAAGTTTGGTATAGGCTAGGCAGACCTTCGGACCTTTAGAAAGATCGTCCAGTTGGTGAACAATCGTCAGAACATATCTTGGGTCAGAAGGTTATCGGGTTAAACAGAGACAACAACAACGTGTGTCAGGTTCCGTGATGTGTTTAGTTTGTAGTGtcataatatacaaataatgtATATGTCAGCAATACACTCCGACCTTGGAGATTTAATGAAGtgatgagaaatgggtatttgCCATAATTTGGTATGGATTTGTAATTAATAAAGCAACAATATACTATGCGTTTTACTCAAAATATCCCATAATCACGTAATAGAGACCAACTCCGTGTTTGTAACTgagtaactcagtaaattgcaaaactGAAGTGAAAGTGtgtttaaaaagtttgttgtaCATACAGCAGGTAAAAATAAACTGGGTATGTACAGAGAATACGGAATAGCTTTTAATCATACTACAAGTAAACATAAGTAATCTAACTTAAACTATTTATGCATGATGACGTTTCAATATATGGAAAGGTGATCAATGCAGCATAGACTGGGTACCATAGCGATTACAAATACAgttatttcacatattttcacTGTAGCAAAACACAACAAAGAAGTCTccatttatgaattaaaaatccacaaGTACCCGTTTCTCCTATAAATTACCACTTCAAGTATGACTACAAATCGAGCCTAGATATCATAACAGCGTTAAACACGTGTGAGAACCAGAGACTGATATGTATAGAATAGTCTCAGATGTGACTCATTCCAAGTTTGCACTTCTTACGAACATGTCGcttcttgaatttttttttctcaaaaacgcAAATGGTTTGAAGGTTCATAATATGCTCAACTCAATTGGCATGTTTTACCTATTctaatgactgactgactgatgattgactgactgattatatgagtgagcgagtgagtgagtgagcatgagtgagtgagtgagtgagtgagtgagtgagtgagtgagtgagtgagtgagtgaatatcagacgcatgcatacatacgtacgtgcatgcgtgcgggcgggcaggcaggcagactggctggctgactgactgactgactgactgactgactgactgactgactgactgactgactgactgactgactgactgactgactgatgactgactgactgactcatgAGTGTGAATGAAAACTGAGCATTTCTAACTAGTTGCTGTAATGCAATGTTGTGGGATCATTGGAAGAATCCAATACTCTTGTATTTGTAACACTATTGAAGCctaaaaacaaatgaacataaaatattaactcaatgtctttttatatttcataaatatccaAGGACcacatacagtatatacactTTATGGAGGATAATGGCATTTTTTAGCTCTTACTTATATAAGCCGGTAAGTTAATTTGTTATAAAGATGTAATCATGGTACTAAATCAATGTGTGTAGATTTAACTTGCTTCTGAGTTACTCTTCATACTAAACTGATATACAGCAGACTCTGTTATTGGGACTGTTTTTGTGGTATATAAACTGAGATTGTGTGTTGGTTCTTGGTAAATTTACTGCTCTGGCATCCTACtaaagaagatatatatatagttaacaTTGCATCACTTAATGGAATCAAACCACTTGATTAGCAAACCTTGTCTTGTAATTCAGCCtggcacatacatacaaacaaacacgtGGTCACACCTGGTATATAGGCATAGTATATGATcggtgacataatttattaaaagtaCACTGAGATGTCGAGGAAACATATACCATTGAATGTGCTAACAACGTACAATTGAGGATTTGTAACGGCATTAATTGAAGAAGGCATGCATGCCATATACAATACTGGAATTGTTTCAAGGTCTCATGCAAGTGTTTTGACGCCGAAACTTGAATCGTGACCGAGACATGCTCAAGTTCTCTTTCACCAGAAACTCAAGAAAGGTTGCGTTTATATAGGTGGGCACACAGAATTAGGAATCATTCAATTCAATGCAATTAACAGTCAAATCAGAGTAGCTGTAACTAAACTtctgaatgaaaattttgaatttaatgaaatttgTGATTTCTATTACTTTGTTTTCAGAGCCCTCTAGATAATATGAAAGGCAAGGTAGTTTTGCTTCAAATGAACGATGTCATGAAAACTCAAACGGAACTTTCTGAATACTTCTCGAATTCACTAGACTGTACAGGAGTTTCACTCGTGTTCTCTTTCCCCAATAGAGAAAAGTCAAACATGCTGATAACGTTTGTAAATAAAGCAGGTACGTATACGAAATCTTCAATTTAAGAGAAAAAACAAATCTTGTGTCGAGAATCAAGAATATGACTGTATACCCTCGTTTATCATGCAACTGTCTAATAATGGCTGTAATAGCCAAATATATGTTCCCATAGTGATCTACCCATTTCACAGTTTTGATCAGAAGTCTCTTTTTCGGTGGTAGAAAATTAAATGTGGTTTTGAAGGTTTAATTCGGTGTTGATTAAACGAACACAGACACGAATGAGactgttttatttcattaccACGAGATCTCTCTGAAATGTCCAGCCGGTCTGTAATTTTCATAGGCCTATATGTTAGCGAGGCTGTGCGATGCAGGGTTAGCGAAAATTACTTTACTGGGCTTCATTAGGGTAAACAAATGTAACAAAGACGAAATCTCCATAAAGTTCTGTCCCTTTTTAAGCCCAAAATCGTGACttgaataaatttaaaatccattTGTCTGATGAAGTAGTaacacattttgttattttcatgacTTCTAAGATGCTGATAAATTCATGGCAGTCAACCATACCAGTTTTAAATCGATTATTTGTGATGAGGTAAGGTCATTTGTAATTACATTTCTACTACTGCCATTTTTGAAAGGTTATGTCTGATCACGAACAAAGATAGTTTGCACACCGTTGTGACCAGACTTAGGTGACATCCACCATCTTTTCAACACTGTTCAAGTATTTTCCTAACCAGTGATGATAGGCTAGCTTTTAGGGTGAGACTATTCCTGCGACGGACGGTATATGATGTGTTTATCACCGCAAGCATATATTACAACATCTGTGTTAAATAATTTGTCTCACACTTTCAAATTcgtttgtaaataaaataaaataaattaaaataaaacaattattcgTATTTTTCTTTGTCTCAAACCTCACAAGGTTTTATGGAATGTTGAAGCTCTTGTTCGACGTGAATTAGTAAAAACGATTGATGCATCAGGTGACCAGTTTCAAACACTCGTCCACCAATCTGGAATTGTATATGATGGTTCACATGATATTGTCTCTGGCCTTCTCTCCAGTCTCCGTCAATTCGAAAAGATGCTTTTGGAATCTATTCCAGGTAACTATTTTCATATTGAGAGTTTGGAGTTCTGAGTTCCCTGATATgtaaattggggggggggggtcaccgaAAAATACAAATCTTCACGACCACCTCCCCCTACTTAAGAATGTACACTCCCTTACAATGAAATATCATCCACTtgtataatctaccacataAAGTCTCGATTTGTGTCAGTCTAGTGTGTCGATTCCTTGCTTTTCGATGTAACAATAATATTTCATCACTTTAGTACGTTTAAATGTATATGTCAGCGATTACCACATGGATTTTAAGTAGGTTGCCTtaatgatgtttatttatttgtttgtttgtttgtgtatttgtttgtgtgtttgtttgtttgtttgtttggtgatTTCATTTGCCCTCTTCCTTTTTATTGACGATTGTgaaaaacacttattttacaGTGAAACTTGGGGCGTCAGCCAAAGAAATAGAAGTGAGTATGGTTTCACACAAACTTAAACTTCCCTCGGTGTTAGAATAATTGCAGCCTGAGTAGTGAACGTGATTGTGGCGGTGGTAGTCGTCATCGTGGCGATCAGTGACTTGTAGTAGCGAGTATTGGAACGCACATAATTTACGGCGGGAAGGGGAAAGCGGAGGACATcatatatttgtcaaaatgtatTCAGTAAACGACCACTCCAGAAGTTTAGTTTGGTTCAAACCATGACCAAATATGTCGTGCCACTCCAGATCAACAGATTGTTCACCCCCCCCCCGTCGCACCCCATGGCCAAATTTTGTTCCCCCCTTTTTTTTCTCCTCAGTCACTCCCTGTTGTCAATTCTGCTTGTTCCCTAAAGTGAATAACAAGATATTAGGTGTTAAActtcatacaacatatacatttaaaacACTATTCCACAggtataataaaaaaaaaccatgccggttcattaccatggtaaccaagcGAGCATTTACCTCAGATCATCTTACATGCAAGTCGTATACTTATGTCGATACGTAATAATGGTCTGTCATATAtgtcatatatacatttttgtgatTTCCATGGTGATGGGACTGGTGAAGTGTGGAATATAGTGTAATATGTAACGTTTAAGAAAGACTTTATATATTTAATTGGATAgtatttactttgttttgataaTATTACATGTTATTCTTTTTTTATCACAGGTTTTTGAAAACTGCACCGCACTGGTTGTACCCTGGGTCACTGCATCCATGTCAGATGGCATGACGTCACTCAAAAGAAAACTACCGAAAATAACGGACAGTTTAGGCCTAGTAAAGGTTGTCGGTTCTTCCCTTGATGAGATTGGCcgaattgaaattaaaatgacgGCATTTGTGGAAGCAGCAAGTCCAACGATAACACAATCAGATGCTCTCTTAAATGACTGTCTTGAGGAGTTGCTGAATGTTACCTGTACACtccaaacaaataaaatattcctAATTCACAGAGATATCACCAAACAGAGTGTTGACGTCATAGTTAATTCTTCGAACCCCAAGCTGTGCCATGATGGAGGTTTGGCGTTGGCTTTAGTTCGGACAGGGGGAGCCAGTATACAACGAGAATCGGACGAATTTATCGCGTATGTTACACTTCTGCCGGCAATCTAGAGTGTGATCACATTGTCCACGTAGTTGCTCCACGGTGGAATCCAACAAATGAGGAAGAATCCGAAAAACTTCtccgtgagagtttgatgaaTACGTTACACTGTGCGTCTAGTATCGGTGCAAGATCTCTAGCAACACCAATAATAAGTTCTGGTACGTTAAAAAGTCTTTATTAAACTTTATGAGCTAATAAACGAAATATCAAAAACTgaccaatttcaaatcaatatgtaaatttatttaccCCATTCAAGACCACTTCAAGGTCAAGATGAACAGCAGTTTTCACATGCAAGTACTTTTGGATATTTCACACGCATTTAGCTCTTTAAACTCAATACCACGTGTCAACAAACTATGATAGTTTCAAGAAGGTTGAGTCTGATTCCGACGCGATTTTTGAAAACCTGTGTTTTAACCATGCATCtgcaaaacaattattttttacacTTGTACTTTCGTTTACTGAAAAGTTACTGATTATAAGTTGCTTTCGAAATGTGCTTTCAAGTGGCCATATCAAGGAGCatcgggtatttattttggattttcactCTACTTTATCTTTCTActagaaaaaaaagaatgtgaatcacaacatacatgtatagactcCATGGCGCCTAGCAACAACAGTTGGGCATTGGTAATAAACTCACAATATTCACAGCAATAAAGTGTACTGATTGTCAAAAGTTCGAATTCGCAAAActtatgtaaatattgccaCTAATTACTCTTCATATTGACCGATGATATTCATATCATTACAGGAGTATATGGCTTTCCTGTCAAAGTATGCGCAAGGGTATTTCGTACCACTTTAGAAGAATTTTCCAAGAAAGAGGGAGCTACAACGTCTTTGCGAGATATCCGTATAGTCAATAATAATGCCGAAACCCAGAAGGAATTCATTGACGAATTTACTGCTACAGCAAGTAGTGTTGCAGAAGCAGACTTGCATAGACGAAAACGTATACCAGCCGACACGGTGATCAACATGGAAGGAGTAAATACTTCGGACGAGGATTTCACTACACCTGCACAGTTGAAAAGTAACAGAAATGAAGATGACGGGTGTTTTGTGTCGATGGAATCGGACGAATCTTCACACAAAAGACGAAAGGCTCACACATCAATGACAGGTCCCAAATCCACTTATTTTCCTCCGGCGACAACAACTACAACCAGTATCCTATCATCACCAAACAGTAACGCTAGTTCAAAACCAAACACTGTGTCCCCTGCACCTACAACAGCGGCGATTGCGTCTCAATCTGGCCGTGGTGACTGCCCGATCTGTGTTGATGACGACGTTCCACTGATGTCCATGAAATGTTGTCAAAATACTATTTGCAATAACTGTTTTGCTCGGCATTTTGATACTGATGCCAAGTGTCCATTCTGTACTTTGGTGGTTTTGATGAAGAAAGGTAATCAACCACCCGGCACCATGGATTGCAGTATTGACGAGTGCAGTAGTCTACCAGGCTATGAAGGAATGGGAATTATAATTATCACGTACCATTTCCCAAATGGAATACAGAAGGTAATTTTCATCACTGCATACTataaagaccccccccccccatcccgtCATAATTATGAATTGTGCTAGCCCGTGAGGATTAACTCGTGTTAGAGACATTgcatgtatttttcaaaaatgaattatGTAACATAACTtgcagatgtatgtatgtatgtatgtatgtatgtatgtatgtatgtatgtatgtatgtctgtctgatCTACTATTTGTTTCTATCTAAGGAACATCATCCCAACCCTGGTGTATACTATTCCGGTACAAGTAGACGAGCCTATCTACCGGCAAATAAAGAAGGGCGTCAAGTTCTGGAGCTGTTACAGAGAGGTTTTGATCAGAAAGTACTGTTCACTATTGGTAAATCTGTGACTACGGGCCAAGACAACTGCGTTCTCTGGAACGATGTCCATCACAAAACAAATACCCGTGGAGGACCTGCACAGTAAGACCCCCTTTTTTAATGTATTGGACACATGATTGTTAGTCATCACTGGCGTTCTTCGATAAAGTGAAGACTTTTTGGACGTCTATGAAGTGGCACCTATTTTTCTTTACTTTTTGAGCATTACTTTTTGGGGACCCTGGGTAGATTAGGCTGGTCCTAACAAGGTTACCCTTTTATCGATGTGTATTTAAAGCATTTTTATAATAAAAgtctttattatttttattataaattttTCCTATTACAAGAATAATGACAGCGAACTCCTTCCTTAACCACTCGTTCAGTTACCAATGAATATGTTGACCAATCAACCCCAAACAAACGAACACTGTCAGGTGTAAGTGCcatttaaaattaatatatcaCAATATTTTACTACGGCATACGTTTGTCACACAATGGtttgattttacaaaaatgtgaccagaaaaaataaaatattgaagtaGATATCTAGATGCAGCGTCCACGGGTAATAGATCGAACTGAACTAAATATCAATTTAGTTTCATgtaactttttttcattttggtttCAGATATGGATATCCCGATCCGACATACTTATCTAGGGTGAAAGGAGAACTTGCAGCTAAAGGGATAAAATAAATGAAGAGAAAAAATTATACTAATctcatagacagacagacagacagacagacagacagacagacagacagagacagacagacagacagacagacagacagacagacagacatacatacatacatacatacatacatacatacacatatacacacatacatacatacatacatacatacatacatacatacatacacatacatacacacacacgcgcgcataCGTGTGAGCGCACAcatgtacgcacgcacacacacacacagattatagATGGGATAAAATGGTGGATATATTTTTGTCTAACTTTAATTTTTCTCCTGGACTGTGAGATAACAAAATCAATAACATATCAACTTATTATAAGTtatcttttatatttttaaaagtagCTTACGTGTGTATACATGgtaaaggtatatatatattgtaaagtcGAAATGTGCAActacccaacattattattgtatgttATATTAGGTAGTTGATTAAAACAATATAGCCTTGCTTATGACTTGAATTTCAGAACTGATGACTGATTATAAACTCAttaaggaggggggggggtgtcttaAATGGAACACTCTGATAAACCTATTGAAACGAGATACAAATATTGTTAACAGGTTCATTGCATATATCAGCTGTTACAAGGCTGTTTTTATACATAGCGAGTACAAGTCATATATTGTGGCTCCATAGGAGATTAATGTGTAGGACTGGTACGGATACTGTATATGCTGCTACCCACGCATATTCAGTGATCATAGTCACAAAAGCTTGGATGCAGCGTCAAAGCTGTATCCCAATGGAGATTAATGATCATCATGATAATGGCCAGATTAACAGATAAAGATAAAGTGTTTGGGAATTCTTTATACAATAATCTGGATGGGGATTTTGATGAAGATTtcttaaatcaaattttgcACCATAAGCGTGTTTCAGAGAAAACACGATAGACCCTCTGTACGACAGAAATGtagtaaataaaaacataatgtTGAAAAGGTCGTTAACAAGCTTAAGGTCAACTGGGGGAAATCTGTCGGTTTTGATCGTATCCCAGATATCCCTAGATATTCTTATTGTAGAATTGCGTGTTAGGGTGAAAgagttaaaaataaagaaaaatgaTCAACCAGGAAAGGAGAAGAGCGGTGTGAGAAGCTCTAGCTGTCCTTGAGTTCAGTCTTATGTTGACTCTAGCATAGACTCTTGCACTCCATTGCTGCTACACTCCGATTATGGCTTTGTCTACAAAACAGAATGTATCGTGTTGGCTGTGAATGATCGGGCGAATGACGCGACCGTGCATGTGGTAACTAATTCCGTGTCTGACTAATCCATACAAGAAGGATCTCGGTATCATAGAAAAGTAGCGTGGAGAATTTACGGCGGTAGGCCTGGGGGCATGAAAAATTTAGGgttcaatggggggggggtgtaattctgatggtctgaaaggggggggtgaaatatttttatattttatattttaaataaacctcaggagcggtcgtttacagAGTGTAAGTAGATTAAAAGAATTCTCGCAGCTTCGACGCAATAActtataaaaaaatatcttcagtaatggggtgggtgacagccatgcgaatgtatttgtacgtttgcaaaattgtttacttcatttacctaccatacatttaattatgaggcagtcgaTAGCCACTccaaaatatctctgtataagttaaagtgtaggtaatatagccatacagttgtataatcacgagagtaaaattggggtattgaagacaattttcaagtactctatggctttcgataatgtgtatggtttgaaatgttatgtcCCTAattggcctcctacatgtccttattttttttaaattgcttACACCCTCCCCAATAGTTATCACgcgggatgctgtttctgcccaaaatcaagattgaaagagaaaaccctgctggctaagtatttctaagtacaggttacagcccaatgtgagacctttttttGCAAAGGCCACATATGTTTGTAAAGAATTCTCTCGTTATGTATCGATGCTGCGACTGTTAGTTTAACGGAGTGTTACATACTATACATCTTTGAAGTAGAGGGGGGTACtgcaaaatgacaaattaaaatatgtgaggGGCGAGCTATGAAAACTTTTGTGTTCATTCCAGAATCCAATATAAGATCCTACTCACCTATAAAGCTCTAAACAACACTACTCCTGAATCCACCTGTGAAAGCTTCACCCAGAGTTCTTCAAATGACAAAATTCCACTTCATGTACCACGGGGTGACTGGAAAACTTATGGTGATCGTGCATTCTCAcgtactgccccccccccccaccctcacTTGGAATAGCGTCCCTCTAGAAGTACGCCAGTCACCCAGCATTGATAATTTTAAGAAGCGGAACAACTCTTATCTGTTTAGCAGAGCATACTAACGACTCAGACTTTGTAAAGTGCCATTGAACATTACTACATATTGgagtttggcgctatataaatccatttgattaattgattgattgattgattggttggttggttggttggttggttggttggttggttggttggttgattgattgattgattgattgattgattgattgattgattgattgattgattgatacggggggggcatgaaatgttttgagagtGCGAAGGGGGAGGGAGCTATGAATTTCTTTTAGCCCAAAATAacttctccccagcccccctgAAGTAAATTCTGACCAATCACTTTTAATCATCCAAATACATCTTTACTGTATTTTGTACCATTCATTGATTGCGTACACTATGGCTCTTTGACACAGAAGTACTTGATGATAAATAATTGCTTCAAATACtgaattattattatgataagTTCACTAGTCACTAAATCATATGTTTATCGAATCTTCATCTCTTAAGTTTTCCAATCGTGAGCTCAAAATGTCATCAATATCTCCATTAACTTACGTACACGTAAAGCTTGTCACATGtcgtatattttatttaggtcAATGGTTAATCATCAACTGCCCATTCACTcaatactgtatatatttcGTTCTTGTTCTCTCTTTATTTCCCTACTTACAGTTTTTGCGCGAtgtcatctctctctctctctctctctctctctctctctctctctctctctctctctctctctctctctctctctctctctctctctctctctcaaataaACACAATGACTGTCATAAAGAAACAGGTcgtatacataatacaaaacATAGTGTCAGGGGTCAAATGAACTAGTATGTTATGAACTCATGACGACAACACAAAACGGGGGAATTCCCtaattgaatattcattagtaCCGAGAAAATAGTGCGTCCTCGAACTATCGCTTTGCACGCAGCAGCTATAACCCATACCTTGTATATACAACTAAAAATTACCCTGAACGTTTAAAGAATACGCCATCTTGTTTCCACAAAGGTAAGTGCGCACATCATTATGCTTTCAGTGTGGAAATTTGAATGTCAATACTTGAACTCGTAGGAAGGTTTATGTACGTGTGACGATATACATGCAATATACCAATTGAAGCCTTTACTACTGCATACACGGGGCGCCGCGCCATATTGAGAAGCCCGAGACAAGCTAGGCTTCCTCTGTATGCACTGTGAGCGCACACTTTCAGTTCAGGCGTTATCAAGATGTTGATGTTATAATCTTATAACCTGCATCGTTTTATAATTATCAGTATCGATGGTACCCAGTATTTCTTAAGTTTTGGATTATGACGTCATGCTAGGGATTAGTGATATACTGCGCCCTGTTATTAGGTGACATCTATCATGCATAGACCATTTACCTCAGTGTTGACACGACGCTATCGTAAACCTATCACGATATGTCTTAGgttaaacaaaattttgttgGAGACTTGGATATACATGAGCATTGGGCAATGTAATCAGGAACTTGTTATTGGGGTCACCAGAGCCCAAGGGGAGGGGGGACGACTCCCATATATAGACAACCGTACGGAGAGGATCCACTGGAAAGGGGTGTTTCTTTGTTCACTAGGTATGAGTAAGGGTTTACCCTTTTAATACGCGAACAGGTAAGATATCCAGTCAGTACTCCAAATTTTAAAGTGACCCATGATTTGATATACTTCATTTTATCATGGATGTAGTGTGTGGTGATTACAGAGTTAAATCACAACTTTTATTGAAATGTGCCCTTTTCTTGCAAATTGAACacttaaaatctaattttttgGATGCAGTTGCAATGACAAGGGGTGATCACCTCCTGGGCAAGGGGTGATCACCTCCATACTCGAGGTACGTACTGTTTGGGTAAGAGCTATCAgaggagcccccccccccccgccccatGTATCCTTTACATAGAGTAGCCCCCATCCCCTTGCCCCAGGATCTGAGCACTCAAACCACTTGTCACTTTTGACTGGTAGCACGTTCATTTCAACCAGAACCTGGTTTACATGCATGAGTGAACGCCAACACCGCTAAACACGAATAACTCTTTATAATTATCAAATTCCATAAGTCATGGTGGATGTGTCTGTATTTTCTGTATACTTCAGGAACGAATGAAGCAAAGTAAACTGGACAACAAGTTGACAAGATGGATTCTAAGCCGGTAGgatatttctttaatttttctTTACTCAGTAAAAACTTTACTTTATCagtaaaaacataaataattgtCTGTTATGTACTGTACATTTCAGTCGCAGCTCTATTTGGCAGTATTTTGCCCTGTCTCCCTGTGAAGAATGGCAAGTTAAATATCCCACCAGGGTATCTTCCCCTTGCATAGCTGTTATATTGGCAAAGGGAAAGTCCTTTCGTTTTTGTTGTTGGTAATGTTAGTGTTGACTGACTTTTGACAGGTGATATAGCTTTACTTGTTTGTCAGAATTGCTTGGGTTGTTAAAACCTCGTAGTAGACATTTCTCTTGTCTGGAGCAGTTGAAAATTTTTTACAATGGGATACTCTTGGCAGTTATGACTTTTGCATGTTGTTCTCAAATTTGAAAGTCGTTACCCAACGAGTGGAAAGGACGAATGGTCTGGCTGCGGAACCTAAAGAGGGAAGGCTCACAAAATGCTCTCTGTAGATACCTTAACGGCGCAAGACATGGAATGGGTGTATCGTGCGTATACTATGAAGATTTTACAACAGCTATGCTGACATTTACACGGAAAGGGGGTAGGTATTAATTAGACTAAGTAACAAGTTAAGTTGTAGGCATTTGTTCCAAAAGAAAATACGAGATTTGTACCTAGGCCATTCTACGTCTACATACGTGATTGATTCTGTACGTGGTGATTAGATTATCAatgaccagatgtaaactggtCACCTTCTGTGAGGGCAAGCTTTTAGATTGGTGTTCTTATACACGTTGCCGGAATGCAAGAATAGCTGAGTTGTGCAAACGTACGATAAAGATCTGTTTTAGCAACCTAATAGGACACGTGTGCCTAATTATCATCATCAATACACGTACACAAACTTATGcgtaatttgaaaacatttcaaagatatTGTCTATTTACTGTGAAACGTAATTGCGAAAGTGATTTAATTCAACTAGAAGTTACATCTACAAATGTAATAGCatatgattaattaattaatcaattaatatcATTAATTTACTTACTGgaatgtgaaatttgaagcttggaTTCTTAACATATTAAGAAATTTAAAATGAACTGAGAATTACCAAGTGAAAACGTCGGAAATTCAAAATCACCCAAATGCACTAACAAACGACACCGTGTTTTGTGCTAATTCACATTTTGTCCTTGCACAAAGATGCTGTGAGATTTCGAGAACGTGGTCGCGGAGATCTTGATCTATATACGTGTAACGAGGTACGTGTTAGAAAGACTTTAGTGtagaaatgttatttttctgttgaatattttacttttaagaTGGTTCATCGTGTGTTTCAAGCCTGAAAGCAAGGATTTATCATGATTGTACATTTTTCACTTTCTTCGAAATCAAAGTAAATcaattagtctgtaaggtaggcAGTGCTAGTGACGGGGTACAACGTGTCTTGCAGTCTAAGTAAATTAACTGATGTAACAATACAAGTCTTGGCATGCACCAATTTGAAATCTTGTCAAACTCAAATcagaggtatatatataatgcgATATtattgttgtcgttgttgttgttgttgttgttgttgttgttgttgtggtg
This portion of the Glandiceps talaboti chromosome 7, keGlaTala1.1, whole genome shotgun sequence genome encodes:
- the LOC144438084 gene encoding E3 ubiquitin-protein ligase DTX3L-like, with amino-acid sequence MNTLHCASSIGARSLATPIISSGVYGFPVKVCARVFRTTLEEFSKKEGATTSLRDIRIVNNNAETQKEFIDEFTATASSVAEADLHRRKRIPADTVINMEGVNTSDEDFTTPAQLKSNRNEDDGCFVSMESDESSHKRRKAHTSMTGPKSTYFPPATTTTTSILSSPNSNASSKPNTVSPAPTTAAIASQSGRGDCPICVDDDVPLMSMKCCQNTICNNCFARHFDTDAKCPFCTLVVLMKKGNQPPGTMDCSIDECSSLPGYEGMGIIIITYHFPNGIQKEHHPNPGVYYSGTSRRAYLPANKEGRQVLELLQRGFDQKVLFTIGKSVTTGQDNCVLWNDVHHKTNTRGGPAQYGYPDPTYLSRVKGELAAKGIK
- the LOC144438083 gene encoding uncharacterized protein LOC144438083, translating into MAFFSSYLYKPSPLDNMKGKVVLLQMNDVMKTQTELSEYFSNSLDCTGVSLVFSFPNREKSNMLITFVNKADADKFMAVNHTSFKSIICDEVLWNVEALVRRELVKTIDASGDQFQTLVHQSGIVYDGSHDIVSGLLSSLRQFEKMLLESIPVKLGASAKEIEVFENCTALVVPWVTASMSDGMTSLKRKLPKITDSLGLVKVVGSSLDEIGRIEIKMTAFVEAASPTITQSDALLNDCLEELLNVTCTLQTNKIFLIHRDITKQSVDVIVNSSNPKLCHDGGLALALVRTGGASIQRESDEFIAYVTLLPAI